CCGGCCCGCCTCGATGCCCCGGACCGTACGCACGCGGTCCGCCCGCGAAAAGCGACTCTCCGGGACTGATCCGTGACGGCCGGACTTCGACCGGACACCGGCGTGACCGGACCGTTCGATGGACCGGAACTGCCATCCCAGACAGCGAATTCGACGCCTTCGCCGGTCGCCCGCGGCTGTCTCGGGGCACCGAGGGACCCCCTGCCGTAGGGCCTGTCGGCCCTGGGTCCCGTCCCCATCGGGCCCTGGGGCGCACAGGGGCCCGGGGACGAAGGTGGTGTGCGGCGGGGCCGTGCCCCGCACTTCCGCGTTCCCCCCTCATCCCTCATCCCCGGAGGCTTCATGCTGTCCGCAGAGTCCGCCGCCGTCGTCCGGGCCACGCTGCCCGCCGTGGCCGGAGCCCTCGACGAGATCACCACGCGCTTCTACGGCGCGATGTTCCGCGACCGCCCCGAACTGCTGGACGGGATGTTCAACCGGGGCAACCAGGCGAGCGGCGCCCAGCGCCGGGCCCTGGCCGGGTCGATAGCGGGCTTCGCGACCGCGCTCCTCGCCGACCCGGACGTCCGTCCGGACGCGCTGCTGGCGCGGATCGCCCACAAGCACACCGCGGTCGGGGTCACCGACGACCAGTACACGATCGTCCACAAGTACCTGTTCGGGGCGATCGCCGAGGTGCTCGGCGACGCGGTCACCCCCGAGGTGGCCGCGGCCTGGGACGAGGTGTACTGGCTGATGGCCGGCGCGCTCATCGCCCAGGAGTCCCGTCTCTACCAGGAGGCCGGCGTCGTGCCCGGGGACGTGTGGCGGCCGTGGACGGTTGTCGGGCGCCACGAGGAGACCGCGGACGTCGTCTCCTTCGTCCTGCGTCCGGCCGACGGCGGCCCGGCCCCCGCGGCGAAGGCCGGACAGTACGTGAGCGTCCGGGCCCTGATGCCGGACGGCGTGCGCCAGTTGCGCCAGTACAGCCTGTCCGGCGACCCGGGTGGCGAGCTGCGGCGGATCACCGTCAAGCGGGTGGGCGGCGGAGAGGTGTCGACGCTGCTGCACGGCACCGTGCGGGCCGGCGACGAGCTGACCCTGTCCATGCCGTTCGGCGACGTCGCCCTCGACGAGTCGGACACCCCGCTCGTCCTCGCCTCCGCCGGCATCGGCTGCACGCCCATGGTCGGCATGCTGGCCCACCTGGCCGCCACCGGCTCCACCCGCCGGGTCCTGGTCCTGCACGCCGACGACTCCCCCGGCACCCACGCCCTGCGCACCGAGACGCGCACCCTGACCGAGCTGCTGCCGCGGGCGGACGCGGTGTTCTGGTACGAGCGTTCCGGCATCGCCGAACCCGGGGCCCGCTCCGGCCTGATGGACCTCGACGGGGTCGACGTGCCCGCCGACGCGACCGTGTACCTGTGCGGCCCGCTGCCGTTCATGCGCGCCGTCCGCACCCAACTGCTCGCCCTCGGCGTCCCATCCCGTCACATCCGCTACGAGGTGTTCGGCCCCGACCTGTGGCTGCCGGACGCCTCCTGACGCGGGGGACGCCTCGCCCGCGGCGCCCATGGCCTCGTAGAAGAGGAGGACGAAGAGCATCCGTCAGCCGTCACCGCATCCGGTCGGGCCTGGCTCATGAGCGCCGTACACGGTCTCAGGCTCGGCCGGTGAACGTCGTAGCGCTGTGGGACGGCCATCGTGCGCATATGCGGCGGACAGGTTCCGCCAGGGTACGGACAGTAAGCGACATAGCGTCCCGGGTCCCGTCCGGGTGCGGTGAGATGACCCGCACCATCACCGGCGGCGGATGGGGAATGGCATGGACCTGGTTCCGGTACGGGACGAGGCGGGCGGCGGGGAGCGGACACCGTGCGCCTGTGGAGGGGGGCTCCGGCCGGGAGCCGACGAGGACCGGTTCCGCGGTCTTCTGGAAGCGGCACCGGACGCGATGGTCATCGTGGACGACGGCGGCATCATCAAACTCGTCAACGCCCAGACCGAGGCCCTGTTCGGCTACCGCCGCGAGGAACTCCTCGGCCATCCGGTGGAGTTGCTGATCCCGCACCGCTTCCGCCCGCACCACACCCGGCACCGCGGCGGATACACCGCCAACCGGCAGGTCCGGCCCATGGGCGCCGGACTCGATCTGCACGGGCTGCGCAAGGACGGCACCGAGTTCCCCGTCGAGATCAGCCTGAGCCCGCTGGAGACCGCGGACGGGCTGCTGGTGTCCGCCGCGGTCCGCGACGTCAGTGACCGCAGGGCGGCCGAGGCCCGGATCAACGAGCTCGCCGCGCTCGTCGAGTCCTCCCAGGACGCGATCCTCGCCAAGACCCTCGACGGGTACATCACCTACTGGAACGCCGCCGCGCAGAGCCTGTACGGCTACACCGCCCAGGAGGCCATCGGCCGCCATGTCTCCGTCCTGGCCCCGAGGGAGACGCGCGAGGAGGTCACCGCCCTCCTGGAGCGGCTGCGGCACGGGGAGAAGGTCGAGCACTTCGAGACCCTGCGCCTGACCCGCGGCGGCGAGCTGCTGGACGTCGACGTTACCCTGTGGCCCACCCGCGACACCGGCGGACGGGTCGTCGGCGCCTGCGCCATCGTCCGGGACATCAGCGACCGCAAACGGGCCGAGGCCGAACTCACCATCCTCTACGAGCAGCAGCGGCACATCGCGCTGACCCTCCAGCGCAGCCTGATGGGCACGCCGGCCACGATCCCCGGGCTGGCCACGGCGAGCCGGTACCGGCCGGCGACCCAGGGTGCGGGCGTGGGCGGCGACTGGTTCGACCTGATCCCGCTGGGGGCCGGCCGGGTGGGGGTCCTGATCGGCGACGTGATGGGCCGCGGGCTGGAAGCCGCCGCCGTGATGGGCCAGTTGCGTTCCGCCGCGCACGCCCTGGCCAAGACCGGCATGCAGCCCCGCCAGCTGATGCAGGCCCTGGACACCTGTGTCGCCGACCTCGACGTCCCCGACCAGCTGGTCACCTGCTGCTATCTGGTCGTCGCCCCGGACAGCGGCACGGTCACCGTCTGCTCGGCCGGCCATCTGCCCGTCCTGGTCGCTCCCCCGGGCTGCGGGGTGAGCGGTCTGCGGACCCCGGTGAACGCTCCGCTCGGCGTCGGCGGCATCCTCTACGAGCAGTCCTGCGCGGACATACCGCCCGGCGCCACGCTCGTCCTCTACACCGACGGGCTGATCGAGACACCCGGCAGCGACATCGAGGAGCGCCTCGGCCAACTCACCTCCGTCCTGGACTCGTTCGTCGTCGACGCACCCTGTCTGGAGAGCGCGGCGGACCACGTCCTGACCAGTCTGCTGCCCGACGCCGACAGCCACGACGACGACGTGACCCTGCTGCTGGCGCAGCTTCCGGCCGCCCCGCTGGCGGCGCTCACCACCGATCTGCCGGCCCTGCCGTCCTCGGTGCCGGAGGGGCGCGCCTTCCTCAACAAGGCGCTCATCGCCTGGGAGTGCGGCGGCCCGGCGGAAGAGGCCCGGCTGCTGCTCTCCGAGATCCTCACCAACGCGGTCCAGCACGCCGAGGGCCCCATCGGGCTGCATCTGTGCCGCACGGTCACGGACCTCACCGTGGAGGTCAGCGACCGCAGTCCGCAGCTGCCGCAGCCGCGGATCGCGGGGGAGCACGAGGAGTCGGGCCGCGGTCTGCTGCTGGTCCGTGCCCTGGCCGACGGCTGGGGGGTGCGCCCCACCGACGAGGGCAAGACCACCTGGTTCACGTTGAAGCTGTGAGGCGCGTCCTGGTCCTGCCGGACGTGACCGCTACGCGTCCTGGACGGGGACCCGCCACACGAGCGTCGTACCGCCACCGGACGGCGAGGCCGACTCCAGTTCCCCGCCGAGTTGTTCGGCGCGTTCGGCCATGTTGCGCAGGCCGCTGCGGCGGCCCCCGGGCGGGATGCCCACGCCGTCGTCGGAGACCGTCAGCCGCAGAGCGCGGCCGTCCGTCTCCAGGACCACGTCGGCGCGCGTCGCCCGCGCGTGCCGGGCGATGTTGGTCAGGGCTTCGGAGAGGACGGCCACCGCGTGTTCGGCGACGTCCTTCGGCACATGGGTGTCCAGCAGGCCTTCCATGCGCACGCTCGGCGCGAAGCCCAGCACCGGTGCCGCCTCCCCGACGACCCGCACCACGCGGGCCCGCAGTCCGGAGCCTGGGGTGTCCTCGCGCGAGCGCAGACCGAAGATGGTCGACCTGATGATCTTGATGGTCTCGTCCAGGTCGTCCACCGCCCGCGCCACCCGCTTCGACGCCTCCTCGTGGTCGATGAAGCGGCCCGCGCTCTGCAGGGTCATGCCGGTGGCGAAGAGCCGCTGGATAGCCAGGTCGTGCAGGTCCCGGGCGATCCGGTCACGGTCCTGGAGGACGGCGATCTGGGCGGCGTCCCGCCGGCGGTCCGCCAGCTCCATGGCGACCGCGGCCTGCGCGGCGAACGCCTGGAGCGGCTCGATCTCCTGCCCGGAGTACACGGTGTGCCCGGCCTCCCGCACCAGCAGGACGACACCTCGGACACCCTCCCCCGTACCGATGGGCACGGCGACCGCGGGCCCGAGCCCGGCGACGCCCGACGGAACAGCCGACATCCACGCGTCCCGTGAGACCTCGGCGACGGTGGCGGGCACACCGCTGGAGAAGGCCCGGCCGATCAGCCCGTCGTCCGCGGGCGCCAGCAGGCCGCGGTAGGCGTCGGCGCCCTCCCCGAGGGCCAGCTCCGTCGCCAGCGAGCCGGTGCCCTCCACCGGAACCGCGACCAGCGCGAGCACGGCGGTGGTGATCTCCCGGGCCCGTTCGGCGATCACCCGCAGGACCTCGCCGCGCTCGCTGCCGGACATCACACTGTGCGTGATCTCGGCGGTGGCCCGCAGCCAGCGCTCGCGCAGCCGGGACTCCTCGTACAGGCGGGCGTTGTCGATGGCCACGCCGGCGGCGACGGCGAGGGTCGACAGCACTGCCTCGTCCTCCTCGTCGAACTGCGCCCCGCCCCGCTTCTCCGTCAGATACAGGTTGCCGAAGACCTGGTCACGCACCCGGATCGGGACGCCGAGGAAGGTGTTCATGGGCGGGTGATGGGCCGGGAAGCCGTACGAGGCGGGATGCTCGGAGAGCTTCGCCAGCAGCAGCGGCTCGGGATGCGTGATCAGCTCACCGAGGATGCCGTGCCCCTCCGGATAGGGGCCGATCCGGGCGATCTGCTCCGCGCTGACACCGACGGTGTGGAACGCCGAGAGCCGCTTGCCGTCCGAACCGATCACACCCAGCGCCGCGTACCGCGCGTCCACCAGCACCGCCGCGGCCTCCACGATGCTGCGCAGCGCCTGCTCCAGATCGAGCTCCCGGCCGACCGAGAGCACCGCCTCCAGCAGGCTGTGCACCCGGTCGCGAGTACCGCGGGCCGCGTCGAGACGCGCCTGCAACTCCTCCAGCAGCTCGTCCAGCCTCAGCTGCGGCAGCCGCACCCGGGCCGTCGAGAACTCCTCGGAGCTTCCCACCTGCGATCCTCCAGCCCCGTACGCCCTGCGGCGGCCGACCGTGCCACCTTCCTGCCACGGTATCGGCCCGCCGAACCCAGCGGTACGCAAGCCCGGGAGCCCGCGGTGCCCCCTGTTCAGCGGCCTTCCTGGCGGAGCCGGTCCTGGGCCTGGGTGGCGATGACGGCGGCCTGGATACGGCGTTCCACGCCCAGCTTGGCCAACAGCCGGGAGATGTGGTTCTTGACGGTCTTCTCCGCGAGATACAGCCGCTGCCCGATCTGCCGGTTGGTGAGACCCTCGCCGATCAGGGCCAGGATCTCCCGTTCCCGGTCCGTCAGACCCGGCAGTGCCTCGGGCTCCTCCTCCTGCTTCTGTCCCTCGCGCAGCCGGGTCATCAGCTTGGTGGTGGCGCTCGGGTCGAGCAGCGACTGGCCCGCGGCGACCGTGCGCACCGCGGACACCAGGTCGGAGCCCCGGATCTGCTTGAGGACGTATCCGGACGCCCCGGCCATGATCGAGTCCAGCAGGGCCTCCTCGTCGTCGAAGGAGGTCAGCATCAGACAGACCAGCTCGGGCATGCCGGAGCGCAGTTCCCGGCAGACGGTCACGCCGTCGCCGTCCGGGAGGCGTACGTCGAGGACGGCGACCTGGGGACGCAGGGCGGGGACCCGCACCAGGGCCTGCTCCACGGTGCCGGCCTCGCCGACGACGGTGATGTCCGGTTCGTCGTCGAGCAGGTCGCGCACCCCTCGTCGTACCACCTCATGGTCGTCCAGCAGGAAGACCCTGATCAGGTCCTCGGGGCCGGGCTGCTCAGCGCCGTCCGCCATCGAACGCTCCTCGTCACGTGTGTCATCGGCTTCTGTCTCAGATCCTTCACGTCCTCGGGCCCAAAGACCAGGGCCATCCGGCCCTAGCCGCCGCGGAGCACGGGGCGTTCCATCGGATCTGTCCCCCACCCTCCGGCGGATCGCACAGTCGGCGCCGCGGCCCCTTTGGAAGACCTTCATGACGATCAAAAGGGAACTGGACAGTTCCGAAGCCCTGAGACTGCTCGGCGGGGTGTCCCTGGGCCGGGTCGTCTTCACACGTCACGCGCTGCCGCAGATCCGCCCCGTCAACCATGTCGTGGACGGCGGCGACATCGTCATCCGCACCCACGAGGGCGCGGCCCTGACCTCGCACACCCGCCAGGGGGACGGCGAGGGAGTGGTGGTCGCGTACGAGGCGGACGTCATCGACCCCGACACCCACCTCGGCTGGAGCGTCGTCGTCACGGGGTACGCGCATCTGGTGACCGACCCGCGGGAGCTGGCCCGGTACCGGACGCTGCTGCGGCCCTGGGTGGAGCAGACGATGGACTACGCGGTCCGGATCCGCCCCGACCTGGTGACCGGGGTCCTGCTCACCGCGGCGGACGCCGTCCCGGAATCCTGAGCACCGCACGGTCGGGGCCCCGCCGCGTCAGTGCGGCGGGGCCCCGGTCGTGGGCGGGCTGATCGGTTCACATCAGCCAGCGGTTCCGGCTGACCAGGGGCATCCGCGCCCAAGCCTTGCCCAGCCCCCAGGTGGCGCCGGCGCCCGCGGCGGCGAGGGCGATCAGGACCATGGCGTAGACGAGGTGGTAGTCGGCGAACGGGTTGGTCGACATGCTGACCGAACCGTCCGAGAGGTGCTTGGCCGGCGGCCACTCCGCGATCCACATCAGCGCCATCATCGCCGTACCCGCGAGGGCGGCGAGCCGCAGACCGATCCCCGCGATCAGCGCGAGGCCGACGCCGAGGAGACCGAGCATGAACAGCCAGTCCGCCCAGCCGGCTCCGGCCCAGTCGTGGAAGGTGGACTCCATCGGGCCGGCGGCGACCCCGCTCAGGAAGCCCTTGGTGGGCGAGCCGCCGTCGATCCAGCCCTTGCCGGACGGGGTGGCGTAGCCGAAGCCGAAGGTCTTGTCGAGGAACGCCCACAGGAAGACGAACCCGGTCAGGATGCGGAGCACGGCCAGGACATACGGGCTGGTCGCCGTCGCCGTCGTGGCAGCGCTCGCCTCGGTCGAGGAGCTCGCCGTCCCGCTCCTGCGCAGGGACGGGAAACGGAATCCCGGGTGACGGTGCGGGTGATCGTGAACGGCCATGGTGTTCATCCCTTCCAGGGGTGACGCTCGGGCACTCGACGACTGTCGTCGCACCATCAATGTCCCGCTGCGCGGGCCGCGTCCGGAGGGGCTGCGAGGCCCGGCGTGGGGGGCCGAACGTCCTTGTCCGCAGGGCCCGTTCAGAACCGCACGGGCCAACTCGGGTCGGGGGACGGCAGGCAGGGGGCGGAGTACGGTCAGACGCCGAACGCCGAGACCTCGCGGAGCTCACGGCCGGTGATCTCGTCGGCGTCGACACACACCCACAGCTCGCGCCGGCCGCCCGCCCAGGGGGCGCTGTACGCCCGTTGCGTCAGCCGGCGGACGGTGTCGGGGTCCTCAGCGTGCCGGGCCCGGCCGCGGACGAGCACGCTCCAGCCCCGGCTCATGGCCTCGTCGATGTGGTCGACCTCGAAGGCGACCCGCCGGCCCAGGGCCTCGGAGGGGGTGGCGGCGGGTGTCGTCCGGAAGACGATCGTGCCGTCGACGACGGTGTAGTTGACCGGCAGAACCGTCGGTCCGTCGGCCGTGCTCACCGCGAGGCGGCCCACTCCGTGCGTGCCCAGACGGCGGCGGCACTCCGCGTCGCCGAGGGCCACCAGTTCGGTACGGCGAGCCGCCTGTTCCCGGCCCGGCGGAGCCTCGGCCTCGCCGCCGGTGAGGGCGGTCATGCCGGTCTCCAGCGCGCCCGCGAGGCGGAGCAGGGCGCTCCGGCCCGGGATCGCCGCGGAGGACTCCTCCAGGTACCTGAGGTAGGAGCAGGACATGCCCGCCCGGTCGGCCGTGTCGGCTCGGGTGAGCCCGAGTTCCTCGCGGCGTCGGACGAGGCGTCGTCCCAGATCGCCTCCGGGGCGCTCGGTGCGAGCCGCCGTGACGGATGATGTCGTGTCGGCCACGACCACTCACCTCCTGCTGGTACCGGGCCGCCGGAGCGGCCCGGGGCGGACCGGGTCCTTGCCGCCGGTCCCCCTCGCGTCCCCCCTGCGATGCCTCAGGTCCAGCATCGGCCCGGGCGGTCCGTCCGCGCTTGGGCCGGTCGGCCCTCGTCGCCCGGCGACCCGGTTCTGCCTGTCGGCCGAGAGAGGCGCGCCGGACGCATGCGGCACACCGGCCCCGATCAGCGTCTTGAACAGGGCCGTCCGACCCTTCCCCTGGTACTGGCGCACGGGGTTGTCTCTGACCATGTTCAAGGACCACGAGGAGTCCACGCCCTGCCGCACGGAACGTCTCGACGACGGCACGACCGTGGTGGAGCTGCGTGGTGAGATCGACCTGTGCACGGGGCCGCCCCTGTCGGCCCGCCTCGACGCCCTGACCGCCGCCCCGTTCCCCGACCTGGTCCTGGACCTGCGTCAGGTGTCCTTCGTCGACTGCGGCGGACTGCGCGCCCTGTGCCGGGCGCGCAACCGGGTCCTCGCCCGCGGCGGCCGACTCCGCCTGGTCACCGAGAGCGCCCGGCTGCTGGGCATTCTGCGGTACGTGGATCTGGGCGGCGTCTTCGAGACAGTGCCCCACCCGCCCGAAACCGCCCTCCGCGTGCACCGACCGGCCACTGTCCCCGTCACCGTCGGCTGACGTCACCGCCGGCTAACGCGGCGGCACCTGTGTGTCGAGCACGGCGTGCGGGTCGCGCCAGGGAGTGAGCGGGCCCGCGGGGCCGTAACCGACGCGGATCAGCATCTGTGCGTGTCCGCCGTGATCGGGGTCGGGGCTCAGGGCACGGCGCAGGTCGGGCCACTCCATCGGCTGGTGGAGCAGCGACGCGCGCAGCCCGTGGACGGTGGCGACCAGCAGGGCGTGTTCGAGCGCCTGTCCGGCGCGCAGCCAGTCGGTACGGCGGTCGTGGCTCGTCGTGAGAAGGCCGACGACCGGTTCCGTCTCGAAGTCCTGGGCGGGCAGCCGCTCCGCATGCCGCTGCGCGGTGAAGTCCCGCATGGGGATGCGTTCCCGGCGGTCCTGCGGGCCGAGCGCGGACCACGGCAGACCGGTCCGCGTCGGGGAGTCCGGGCCCTGGTGCACCCAACGGCGGCTCTCCACGCCACGCTCGCCGTCCGCGCGGTTGCGGAACTCGGCTTCCCCGGCCACCCGGAGCAGACGCGCGGTCTCGTCGGCCGCGGGGAAGCCGAGAAGGGCGCCCTCCAGGTGGGCGGCGTCAGCGAGTTCGGCGAGGGCGTGGCGCGGCAGCGGCCGTGCGGAGAAGGGGAAGCGGCTGCTGTGGCGGCGCCACAGGGCCGGGAAGAGATCACCGCGGTGGCCGGTGGCGTGTCCGCTGCGGCAGCCGCCCAGGCGGACGGTGGCCAGCAGGCCGGGGTCCTCCGGGTCCGGCAGCAGCCGTACGAACGGGGACCAGCCGAAGTGGGCGGCGGCGACACGGAGGTTGAAGACGCAGGCGCCCACCGACAGATGGAGGGCGCGGCCGACGGGATCGGTGTGGCGCAGCGCGCGGTCCACCGCCGAGCGCACCTCGAAGGCCGGGGCCTCGGGGTCCAGACGGAACCGCCACGGCTGGGTGTTGTGGATCGAGGGCGCGGCCACGGCCGCGGCGACGCAGGCTTCCAGGGTCGCGGCGTCGAGAGGCGTCGATCGCATGGTCTCCTCCTTCCGCACGAACGCGGTTCTTACGAGGGTGGGCCTGCCCCCGGGTGAGGGGACGGGGCCGTTGGTCCCTCGTGCACGGCCCTTCGGCGGGCGTGCGGTGCCGCGCTCGGCGCCGAGGGCGTCCGGAGCATTCCGGCGGTGCACGGCCGCGGGCTCAACGGCCCCTCGGGCGGCCCGGATCGGGCCCGAAGAGCCCGGCGGTGCCGTCCGGTCGGCCCCTGCCGCCATGTGCGACCTCATGTCACCTTCCTGGCAACGGCATACGGAGGGAAGGTGCGACCGATGCGCGGCGACAGGCGTACCAAGCGATGGCTGTGGCGGTTCAGGAGCAACCCGCTGCGTCGACATGACGACGTTCTGGAGGCGTGGCTCGTCCTGGCCGTCCTGCTCCTCGTGGCGGTGGGAGGAACCCTCGCGGGCGTCGTGACCGCCCGTGCCGCCGACGACACCTTCGCCGGGCAGCGCGCCGACCGCGCCCCCGTCCGAGCGGTGCTCCTCGCCGACGCGCCCCGAACGACCGGCGCGAAGGGCGGAGTGTACGGCGGCCGCACCACGACGAAGGTCCGCTGGACGACCCCGGACGGCTCCCGCCGCACCGGCAGCACCCTGGTGGACGCCGGGCAGGAGGCCGGGGCGGCGGTCACTGTCTGGACGAACCGGCAGGGTGAGCTCACCACCCGGCCACCGGGCCCGAGCGACGCGGCCGTCGAGGCGGGCTTCCTGGGCGCGGGGGCCGCCCTCGCCCTCAGCGGCCTCGTGATCGGCGCCGGAGCGGTCGTGCGGTGCCGGCTCGACCGGCGCCGGGTCGCGGGGTGGGGCAGGGAATGGGACCTGGTCGGGCCGGAGTGGGGCCACAGGACGAGCTGACCGGGCAGCGCAGCTGTCCAGGCCGCATCCCCATCGGTGTAACTATGAAAAAATCGCACATAACGGCATCGAAGGAGAACTCCTGTGAGCAGCCCCGCCGACAAGTCCGGCTACGGGAACATCCCTCTCGACCGCACGGGTCAGGCCGCGGCCTTCGACGCCCTCGGTGAGCGTTACGACGAGGCCTTCCCGCACAAGGAGGGGCAGGTCGCGGCGGCCGAATGGCTGATCCGGTCGCTGCCGACCGGGTCCCGCGCGCTCGACCTGGGGTGCGGCACGGGCATTCCGACCGCTCTCCAGCTGGCGGAGGCGGGCTTCGAGGTCGTCGGTGTGGATCTGTCGGACGGGATGGTGGCACTGGCACGCAAGCATGTGCCCGCCGGGGAGTTCCATCAGGCGGACATCGCCGACCTGCGACCCGGCGGCCCGCTGGATCTCGGCCGTTTCGAGGCGGTGGCGGCCTTCTTCTCGCTGCTGATGCTGCCGCGCGCGGAGATCCCCCTGGCTCTGCGGACCGTCCACCACCTGCTGGTGCCTGGCGGCCTGTTCGCGCTGTCGATGGTGGAGGCCGACGTCGACGACTTCTCCATCCCGTTCGTCGGGGAGAGCATCCGGGTCTCCGGCTACCTCAGGGAGGAGCTGCGCGAGGTGGTCGAGACGGCGGGCTTCGAGATCGTCGACGAGTCCTCGTTCACCTACGCCCCGGCCTCCGCGGACGTCCAGCCCGAGGTGCAGATCTTCCTGCGCTGCCGACGGCGGCACGCCTGACGACCCTGACGCGCCCGCCCCGGCGCGGGCGCGCACGGCAGGAAGGACACGCATGACCAAGCGCCTCGGGACCGGCAAGCGCACCGGCAGAAAAGCGGCCGGTGCGCAGGGGCGCGGCGCGCCCGCCCGCCGGCCGACGCGCTCCGGCCCGGCGTCCGTCCCCGGTGACCGCGCCGACGAGACGGGCCCGGCCCAGCCACAGACGGACCGGCTCCGGTACCTCGACGCGGCGACCCGGCGTATCGCCCGTGGCATGGACCTCGAC
This DNA window, taken from Streptomyces sp. NBC_00663, encodes the following:
- a CDS encoding globin domain-containing protein → MLSAESAAVVRATLPAVAGALDEITTRFYGAMFRDRPELLDGMFNRGNQASGAQRRALAGSIAGFATALLADPDVRPDALLARIAHKHTAVGVTDDQYTIVHKYLFGAIAEVLGDAVTPEVAAAWDEVYWLMAGALIAQESRLYQEAGVVPGDVWRPWTVVGRHEETADVVSFVLRPADGGPAPAAKAGQYVSVRALMPDGVRQLRQYSLSGDPGGELRRITVKRVGGGEVSTLLHGTVRAGDELTLSMPFGDVALDESDTPLVLASAGIGCTPMVGMLAHLAATGSTRRVLVLHADDSPGTHALRTETRTLTELLPRADAVFWYERSGIAEPGARSGLMDLDGVDVPADATVYLCGPLPFMRAVRTQLLALGVPSRHIRYEVFGPDLWLPDAS
- a CDS encoding PAS domain S-box protein encodes the protein MDLVPVRDEAGGGERTPCACGGGLRPGADEDRFRGLLEAAPDAMVIVDDGGIIKLVNAQTEALFGYRREELLGHPVELLIPHRFRPHHTRHRGGYTANRQVRPMGAGLDLHGLRKDGTEFPVEISLSPLETADGLLVSAAVRDVSDRRAAEARINELAALVESSQDAILAKTLDGYITYWNAAAQSLYGYTAQEAIGRHVSVLAPRETREEVTALLERLRHGEKVEHFETLRLTRGGELLDVDVTLWPTRDTGGRVVGACAIVRDISDRKRAEAELTILYEQQRHIALTLQRSLMGTPATIPGLATASRYRPATQGAGVGGDWFDLIPLGAGRVGVLIGDVMGRGLEAAAVMGQLRSAAHALAKTGMQPRQLMQALDTCVADLDVPDQLVTCCYLVVAPDSGTVTVCSAGHLPVLVAPPGCGVSGLRTPVNAPLGVGGILYEQSCADIPPGATLVLYTDGLIETPGSDIEERLGQLTSVLDSFVVDAPCLESAADHVLTSLLPDADSHDDDVTLLLAQLPAAPLAALTTDLPALPSSVPEGRAFLNKALIAWECGGPAEEARLLLSEILTNAVQHAEGPIGLHLCRTVTDLTVEVSDRSPQLPQPRIAGEHEESGRGLLLVRALADGWGVRPTDEGKTTWFTLKL
- a CDS encoding sensor histidine kinase; the protein is MGSSEEFSTARVRLPQLRLDELLEELQARLDAARGTRDRVHSLLEAVLSVGRELDLEQALRSIVEAAAVLVDARYAALGVIGSDGKRLSAFHTVGVSAEQIARIGPYPEGHGILGELITHPEPLLLAKLSEHPASYGFPAHHPPMNTFLGVPIRVRDQVFGNLYLTEKRGGAQFDEEDEAVLSTLAVAAGVAIDNARLYEESRLRERWLRATAEITHSVMSGSERGEVLRVIAERAREITTAVLALVAVPVEGTGSLATELALGEGADAYRGLLAPADDGLIGRAFSSGVPATVAEVSRDAWMSAVPSGVAGLGPAVAVPIGTGEGVRGVVLLVREAGHTVYSGQEIEPLQAFAAQAAVAMELADRRRDAAQIAVLQDRDRIARDLHDLAIQRLFATGMTLQSAGRFIDHEEASKRVARAVDDLDETIKIIRSTIFGLRSREDTPGSGLRARVVRVVGEAAPVLGFAPSVRMEGLLDTHVPKDVAEHAVAVLSEALTNIARHARATRADVVLETDGRALRLTVSDDGVGIPPGGRRSGLRNMAERAEQLGGELESASPSGGGTTLVWRVPVQDA
- a CDS encoding response regulator transcription factor → MADGAEQPGPEDLIRVFLLDDHEVVRRGVRDLLDDEPDITVVGEAGTVEQALVRVPALRPQVAVLDVRLPDGDGVTVCRELRSGMPELVCLMLTSFDDEEALLDSIMAGASGYVLKQIRGSDLVSAVRTVAAGQSLLDPSATTKLMTRLREGQKQEEEPEALPGLTDREREILALIGEGLTNRQIGQRLYLAEKTVKNHISRLLAKLGVERRIQAAVIATQAQDRLRQEGR
- a CDS encoding pyridoxamine 5'-phosphate oxidase family protein, encoding MTIKRELDSSEALRLLGGVSLGRVVFTRHALPQIRPVNHVVDGGDIVIRTHEGAALTSHTRQGDGEGVVVAYEADVIDPDTHLGWSVVVTGYAHLVTDPRELARYRTLLRPWVEQTMDYAVRIRPDLVTGVLLTAADAVPES
- a CDS encoding pyridoxamine 5'-phosphate oxidase family protein, with translation MADTTSSVTAARTERPGGDLGRRLVRRREELGLTRADTADRAGMSCSYLRYLEESSAAIPGRSALLRLAGALETGMTALTGGEAEAPPGREQAARRTELVALGDAECRRRLGTHGVGRLAVSTADGPTVLPVNYTVVDGTIVFRTTPAATPSEALGRRVAFEVDHIDEAMSRGWSVLVRGRARHAEDPDTVRRLTQRAYSAPWAGGRRELWVCVDADEITGRELREVSAFGV
- a CDS encoding STAS domain-containing protein — encoded protein: MFKDHEESTPCRTERLDDGTTVVELRGEIDLCTGPPLSARLDALTAAPFPDLVLDLRQVSFVDCGGLRALCRARNRVLARGGRLRLVTESARLLGILRYVDLGGVFETVPHPPETALRVHRPATVPVTVG
- a CDS encoding Acg family FMN-binding oxidoreductase; the protein is MRSTPLDAATLEACVAAAVAAPSIHNTQPWRFRLDPEAPAFEVRSAVDRALRHTDPVGRALHLSVGACVFNLRVAAAHFGWSPFVRLLPDPEDPGLLATVRLGGCRSGHATGHRGDLFPALWRRHSSRFPFSARPLPRHALAELADAAHLEGALLGFPAADETARLLRVAGEAEFRNRADGERGVESRRWVHQGPDSPTRTGLPWSALGPQDRRERIPMRDFTAQRHAERLPAQDFETEPVVGLLTTSHDRRTDWLRAGQALEHALLVATVHGLRASLLHQPMEWPDLRRALSPDPDHGGHAQMLIRVGYGPAGPLTPWRDPHAVLDTQVPPR
- a CDS encoding Rv1733c family protein, with the translated sequence MRGDRRTKRWLWRFRSNPLRRHDDVLEAWLVLAVLLLVAVGGTLAGVVTARAADDTFAGQRADRAPVRAVLLADAPRTTGAKGGVYGGRTTTKVRWTTPDGSRRTGSTLVDAGQEAGAAVTVWTNRQGELTTRPPGPSDAAVEAGFLGAGAALALSGLVIGAGAVVRCRLDRRRVAGWGREWDLVGPEWGHRTS
- a CDS encoding class I SAM-dependent DNA methyltransferase, whose product is MSSPADKSGYGNIPLDRTGQAAAFDALGERYDEAFPHKEGQVAAAEWLIRSLPTGSRALDLGCGTGIPTALQLAEAGFEVVGVDLSDGMVALARKHVPAGEFHQADIADLRPGGPLDLGRFEAVAAFFSLLMLPRAEIPLALRTVHHLLVPGGLFALSMVEADVDDFSIPFVGESIRVSGYLREELREVVETAGFEIVDESSFTYAPASADVQPEVQIFLRCRRRHA